In Candidatus Chlorohelix allophototropha, one DNA window encodes the following:
- the pstB gene encoding phosphate ABC transporter ATP-binding protein PstB — MSDSLVGHLSTGIKINTVVTGIAAEAAEESATGLVTKFDVENLNFNYGNFQALRNLNVNIPSRRITAIIGPSGSGKTTFLRLLNRMSDMTLGSWHTGEILLDGIDIFSPDLNVVALRRRVGMVFQKPNPFPKTIYENIAYGPRMHGTHKKKAEMDELVEHCLKQAALWDEVKDSLHKSALALSGGQQQRLCIARAISVEPEVILMDEPASALDPISTIKIEELMIELRRKYTIVIVTHNMQQAARASDYTMVFVMSPSRAGEIVEFGKTHDIFTNPQHEKTEQYITGRFG, encoded by the coding sequence ATGTCTGATAGCCTAGTAGGGCACTTAAGCACGGGCATAAAAATAAACACAGTAGTTACCGGAATTGCGGCAGAAGCTGCTGAGGAGAGCGCTACCGGATTAGTAACCAAATTCGATGTTGAGAATCTTAATTTCAACTATGGTAATTTTCAGGCTCTTCGGAATTTGAATGTAAATATTCCTTCCCGGCGTATTACCGCCATTATAGGACCTAGCGGCAGTGGTAAGACTACCTTCTTACGCTTGCTTAATCGCATGAGTGATATGACTCTCGGTTCATGGCATACAGGTGAGATTCTTTTGGATGGAATCGACATCTTTTCCCCCGATCTCAATGTTGTTGCTTTACGTAGGCGCGTAGGGATGGTTTTTCAGAAGCCTAACCCATTCCCCAAAACCATTTATGAGAATATTGCTTATGGTCCTCGTATGCATGGCACTCATAAGAAGAAAGCGGAAATGGATGAACTGGTAGAGCATTGCTTAAAACAAGCGGCGTTGTGGGATGAGGTAAAAGACTCTTTACATAAATCTGCGTTGGCGCTTAGTGGTGGTCAGCAACAACGTTTGTGTATTGCGCGCGCAATCTCGGTTGAGCCGGAAGTAATCTTGATGGATGAACCAGCCTCCGCGCTAGACCCGATTTCCACCATCAAAATTGAAGAATTAATGATAGAGTTGCGCCGCAAATATACTATTGTAATTGTTACCCACAATATGCAACAGGCGGCACGCGCGAGCGACTATACAATGGTGTTCGTAATGTCTCCCTCTCGCGCTGGTGAAATTGTCGAATTTGGAAAAACCCATGATATTTTCACCAATCCTCAGCATGAGAAGACCGAGCAATATATTACAGGTCGTTTTGGTTAG
- the pstB gene encoding phosphate ABC transporter ATP-binding protein PstB — protein sequence MSAEAPILSGVSRKGQGIDIQKVNIFYGKKQAVRNVSLHIEANKITAFIGPSGCGKTTLLRSLNRMIETIPGARVEGKIMLDNQEIYEKGFDAALLRQKIGMVWQRPNPFPSLSIRENVISGLRIVGESNQKKLDEVAEDCLRRAFLWDEVKDKLDQPGTSLSGGQQQRLCIARTVAVEPEVILMDEPCAALDPLSTLRVEELMLELKKSYTIVIVTHNMQQAARVSDKTAFMLAGEERVGELVEYAETKKVFINPNDERTERYISGRFG from the coding sequence ATGAGTGCTGAAGCCCCAATATTAAGCGGCGTTAGCCGTAAGGGACAGGGCATAGACATCCAAAAAGTAAATATATTTTACGGTAAGAAGCAAGCTGTCCGAAACGTAAGTTTGCATATTGAAGCAAACAAAATCACTGCTTTTATCGGACCAAGCGGATGTGGTAAAACCACCCTTCTACGTAGCCTGAACCGCATGATTGAAACCATCCCCGGTGCGCGGGTTGAAGGCAAAATCATGTTGGATAATCAGGAAATATATGAAAAAGGCTTTGATGCTGCTCTACTCCGTCAGAAAATCGGTATGGTTTGGCAGCGTCCTAACCCCTTCCCTTCCCTTTCCATTCGCGAAAATGTTATTTCAGGTTTAAGAATAGTTGGAGAAAGCAATCAGAAAAAGCTCGATGAAGTCGCAGAAGACTGTCTTCGCCGCGCTTTTTTGTGGGATGAGGTCAAGGATAAACTTGATCAACCCGGTACTTCTCTCAGCGGTGGGCAACAACAACGTCTCTGTATTGCACGTACAGTCGCGGTTGAGCCTGAAGTAATTCTTATGGATGAACCTTGCGCTGCTCTAGACCCTCTTTCGACTCTTCGTGTTGAAGAATTAATGTTGGAGTTGAAAAAGAGTTATACCATTGTGATTGTCACTCACAATATGCAACAGGCAGCTCGTGTTAGTGACAAAACGGCTTTTATGCTTGCCGGTGAAGAACGTGTCGGTGAGCTTGTAGAATACGCTGAAACAAAAAAGGTATTTATAAATCCAAATGATGAGCGTACAGAACGATATATCAGTGGGCGGTTCGGTTAA
- a CDS encoding glycosyltransferase family 39 protein translates to MTAKLSSAPNAICHKSGGNPVKDNGKLQLLSVSTALVLLILLPFSPTIYPVPDRDTGVFLYFGDHILQGAIPYRDMWDHKPPGIFIIYALGQIIGFGTAWGVWLLNVVTLILSVMFCFDLLKKAFSFVAALAGTTVLLIGALLTSIVNTPESYALPLLLAAYYLYFRTTTKKISNKFWFYMGVIFGTLFILKYTLIGIIIAIGLYSLWKKPRQTFRTYILCASFGASLVFSPVLLYLWLTGALSYFWNAALIYNSAYTNLPFTVKLLTLGEGLAKNELVYLVIPLWLLISMAIVFKKLSVEPKVKALVLVCLLDFPLELILTALSGKNFTQYYVSLIPGVALLVGFSTHIFLHRLNPNPLKLPITLILLGALCILPLWGWLLLFQLHSNTQQTLMEGVAYIKAHSNESDRVLTWGSLPVVNYLAHRESPTRYIYQLPLYTKGYSSKVLFDELQKELDEKKPRLIIDTAGSETNIPPLDPSARENWKSALPEEQKDRNGKIYFYPEEDMLSLFDFIDSHYRRVRSVGPNNWVIYELIDILEN, encoded by the coding sequence ATGACGGCGAAGCTTTCAAGCGCACCAAACGCAATATGTCACAAATCGGGGGGTAATCCGGTTAAAGACAACGGGAAATTACAACTTTTATCTGTTTCTACGGCACTGGTATTGCTTATATTACTGCCTTTTTCACCTACAATTTATCCGGTACCGGATAGGGATACCGGGGTTTTCCTCTATTTCGGTGATCACATTTTGCAAGGTGCTATTCCTTATCGTGATATGTGGGATCACAAACCACCGGGAATTTTCATTATCTATGCACTGGGACAAATAATTGGTTTTGGTACTGCTTGGGGAGTGTGGTTGCTAAATGTGGTAACCCTGATCTTATCTGTTATGTTCTGTTTCGACCTCCTGAAAAAAGCTTTTAGCTTTGTTGCGGCGTTGGCAGGTACTACAGTATTACTGATCGGTGCGCTTCTCACTTCAATTGTAAATACACCCGAAAGCTATGCGTTACCTCTATTGCTTGCAGCTTACTACCTTTACTTCAGGACTACTACAAAAAAGATAAGCAATAAGTTTTGGTTTTATATGGGAGTTATTTTTGGGACATTATTTATTCTAAAATATACTCTGATTGGAATCATTATTGCAATTGGTTTGTATTCTTTATGGAAGAAACCACGTCAAACCTTCCGTACTTATATACTGTGTGCTTCATTCGGAGCAAGTTTAGTTTTTAGTCCTGTTTTGCTCTATCTCTGGTTAACCGGGGCGTTATCATACTTTTGGAATGCTGCACTTATCTACAATTCCGCATACACGAACCTACCTTTTACCGTAAAGTTACTTACCCTCGGCGAGGGACTTGCTAAAAATGAATTGGTGTATTTAGTAATCCCGTTATGGCTGCTTATTAGCATGGCTATAGTATTTAAAAAACTTTCCGTTGAACCTAAAGTAAAAGCCTTAGTTTTAGTGTGCTTGCTTGATTTTCCGCTCGAATTAATCCTAACAGCTCTTTCTGGCAAAAACTTCACTCAATATTATGTATCATTAATTCCGGGTGTGGCTTTGCTAGTTGGATTTAGCACCCATATTTTCCTGCATCGGCTTAACCCTAATCCCTTAAAACTGCCTATAACACTTATTTTGCTTGGTGCCTTGTGTATTTTGCCGTTGTGGGGCTGGCTACTACTCTTCCAATTACACAGTAACACTCAGCAAACCTTAATGGAAGGGGTAGCTTATATTAAAGCCCATAGCAATGAAAGCGACCGTGTTTTGACATGGGGTTCTTTACCAGTAGTAAATTATCTCGCACATAGGGAATCACCTACCCGCTATATTTACCAACTACCTCTTTACACCAAAGGCTATAGTTCAAAGGTACTTTTTGATGAGCTGCAAAAAGAACTGGATGAAAAAAAGCCCCGTCTGATTATTGACACGGCAGGGTCGGAGACTAATATCCCTCCGTTAGACCCTAGTGCTAGGGAGAATTGGAAAAGTGCGCTTCCTGAAGAGCAAAAAGATCGAAACGGGAAAATTTATTTTTATCCCGAAGAAGATATGTTAAGTTTGTTTGACTTTATTGATTCCCATTACCGTAGGGTTAGGTCAGTCGGTCCTAATAACTGGGTAATCTACGAACTTATAGATATTCTCGAGAACTAA
- a CDS encoding S8 family peptidase, whose translation MIKRLSLSWVVIIVLSSIATVFPAITFAELPKLSAPVQKIVDRTDALVAGGAVKRSWTWGNYFDAKTEPYKESPGGARQVFYFDKGRLEINNPATDPNNDFYATSGLLVRELITGQTQLGDSELQAREPADVVLAGDNPPLLADSPTYASLKELVSFDGSWKSNDMTGKVAGATLKKGGQVDNSLVPFSQVKYAQYDTATGHNIADVFQKFMDSNGQVVINGKAVTAPLYNPLYVFGHPISEAYWVKVTVAGKEQSVLIQAFERRLLTYTPNNPPEFQVEMGNLGRAYFQWRYSAAQPVPAADPLPEAPQDTPGLQLYNQMTKNMNSIRSLRLERRVNNQLTQVDEFVKPNKQRTTIYGTYQGQPAYELDIQIENRLYFALFANNKQVGTWQYVDYTEPLRWPNFSQLSLNDNSFDFKIGNDTKVGNEAAKSLINTGIQLDGSQQERTRIISAVTGVLLQRNTVAKLGNATSTEALSYLNYNQSIAIDAPKGAVPYTGFSVSSPLARDQFVPSSIGADDTASLYRKVSLYTRPLAAPGEIVVKFKNPQISVQSIQNDLMGGYALEDVAQSDIWTTLKLAPAAVPAALERLNSDPRVEYAEPAYYSFTDTVVTPNDANYGQQYNLKAIKVPRAWSISTGGDVTVAVLDSGVDTTHPDLAPNIAGTFDFVDGSSPKADPNGHGTVVSGIITANGNNGQFGAGVAWKSKLLVVRVMGSNGTGRNEDIAKGIRTATDNGARIINLSIGSSADSKVMRDAIQYAIDKGVIVIASSGNNGNDKPNYPAAYPGVISVAAVGKLGTPAYFSSYGSTVTLTAPGVGICSTVRLNNFGCEDGTSFSAPTIAGVVTLMLAVNPTLTRDQVKAILIATATPAPGRGVGEFDYQYGYGTVNAYAAVRAVATNQFFNLPAGIRS comes from the coding sequence ATGATTAAGAGATTATCGCTCTCATGGGTAGTAATTATAGTGCTCAGTAGTATTGCTACGGTTTTTCCAGCAATTACTTTTGCAGAATTACCCAAGCTCTCTGCTCCTGTCCAGAAAATCGTTGATCGAACTGATGCGCTGGTTGCGGGTGGAGCTGTAAAACGAAGTTGGACATGGGGTAATTATTTTGATGCTAAGACCGAACCTTACAAAGAGTCTCCCGGAGGCGCTAGGCAGGTTTTTTATTTTGATAAAGGGCGACTTGAAATAAATAACCCTGCTACTGACCCCAACAATGATTTTTACGCCACTAGCGGTTTGTTGGTGCGCGAATTAATTACCGGGCAAACTCAACTTGGGGATTCAGAGTTACAAGCACGCGAACCTGCCGATGTGGTGCTGGCTGGCGATAATCCCCCGCTTTTAGCCGATTCGCCTACGTATGCTTCCTTAAAAGAGTTGGTCAGTTTTGACGGCAGTTGGAAATCGAACGATATGACCGGCAAGGTGGCAGGCGCTACTCTTAAGAAGGGCGGGCAGGTTGATAATAGCCTCGTTCCATTTAGTCAGGTAAAATACGCACAATATGACACTGCCACCGGGCATAATATCGCCGATGTTTTCCAGAAATTTATGGATAGCAATGGGCAGGTAGTAATAAACGGAAAAGCGGTTACTGCGCCACTATATAATCCGCTTTATGTATTTGGACACCCCATTTCCGAAGCTTACTGGGTCAAAGTAACGGTGGCGGGCAAAGAACAATCGGTATTGATACAGGCTTTTGAACGCCGCTTGCTTACCTATACTCCAAACAACCCACCCGAATTTCAGGTTGAGATGGGGAATCTAGGACGTGCCTACTTCCAGTGGCGTTATAGCGCGGCACAACCTGTCCCTGCGGCAGACCCGCTACCGGAAGCGCCTCAGGATACCCCCGGCTTGCAACTTTACAACCAAATGACCAAAAATATGAATTCGATCAGGTCGTTAAGGTTAGAGCGCCGGGTTAATAACCAGCTAACACAGGTGGACGAGTTTGTTAAGCCAAATAAACAACGTACTACTATATACGGCACCTACCAAGGGCAACCAGCCTATGAGCTGGATATTCAAATTGAAAACCGCCTTTATTTCGCTTTATTTGCCAACAACAAACAGGTAGGAACTTGGCAATATGTTGATTATACAGAACCATTGCGTTGGCCCAACTTCTCTCAATTAAGTCTCAATGATAACTCATTTGATTTCAAGATCGGTAACGATACCAAAGTTGGTAACGAAGCCGCAAAAAGTCTGATTAATACTGGCATCCAGTTGGATGGGTCTCAACAGGAACGCACCCGTATTATTTCTGCGGTTACAGGCGTTTTATTGCAACGCAATACTGTAGCAAAACTGGGTAATGCTACCAGCACTGAGGCATTGAGTTATCTTAATTATAACCAGTCGATTGCTATTGATGCGCCAAAGGGTGCAGTACCCTATACCGGTTTTTCGGTTTCAAGCCCGTTAGCCAGAGATCAATTTGTACCAAGCTCAATTGGTGCCGATGATACTGCTTCTTTGTACAGAAAGGTTTCGCTATATACTAGACCATTAGCAGCGCCCGGTGAAATTGTAGTGAAGTTTAAGAATCCTCAAATATCCGTCCAATCAATCCAAAACGATTTGATGGGTGGTTATGCTTTAGAGGATGTTGCTCAGAGCGATATCTGGACGACATTAAAGCTTGCCCCCGCAGCGGTTCCAGCGGCACTAGAACGCTTGAACAGTGATCCTCGCGTTGAATATGCCGAGCCGGCTTATTACTCTTTTACCGATACGGTGGTTACACCAAACGATGCCAACTATGGTCAACAATATAACCTTAAGGCTATAAAAGTGCCTCGTGCTTGGAGTATCTCGACCGGAGGTGATGTTACGGTTGCGGTTTTGGATAGTGGCGTTGATACCACCCATCCAGACCTTGCCCCAAATATTGCCGGAACTTTCGACTTTGTTGATGGTAGTTCTCCTAAAGCCGATCCTAATGGGCATGGTACAGTCGTTTCAGGCATAATTACTGCAAATGGAAATAACGGACAATTCGGGGCTGGCGTAGCTTGGAAGAGTAAGTTGCTGGTAGTACGGGTGATGGGTAGTAACGGAACAGGGCGCAATGAAGATATTGCAAAAGGAATTCGGACTGCCACAGACAACGGTGCTAGAATTATCAATTTGAGCATAGGTAGTTCCGCTGACTCAAAAGTGATGCGTGACGCGATTCAATATGCCATTGATAAAGGCGTAATTGTGATTGCTTCATCCGGCAATAACGGCAATGATAAGCCCAATTATCCGGCGGCTTATCCGGGTGTAATATCTGTTGCAGCGGTTGGTAAACTCGGTACTCCTGCTTACTTTAGTAGTTATGGCAGCACTGTAACCTTGACTGCTCCGGGTGTAGGTATTTGTAGCACTGTTCGTCTGAATAATTTCGGTTGTGAGGACGGCACTTCCTTCAGTGCGCCAACCATAGCCGGAGTAGTAACTTTGATGCTGGCGGTTAACCCCACCCTTACCCGCGATCAGGTAAAAGCTATTTTAATAGCTACTGCAACACCTGCTCCCGGTAGAGGCGTTGGCGAATTTGATTACCAGTATGGGTATGGCACTGTCAACGCTTATGCGGCAGTGCGGGCGGTTGCTACAAACCAGTTTTTCAACCTTCCAGCGGGTATCCGCTCCTAA
- the moaA gene encoding GTP 3',8-cyclase MoaA, whose amino-acid sequence MEMDTNSGNVARLTREPLHDSFGRFIRNVRISVTDRCNFRCVYCMPAEGLEWLKREQILSFEEIERLTRLLVSMGVNQVRLTGGEPLVRKDLPLLISRLSKIEGLKSLSLTTNGVLLKDMAKDLAEAGLTRINVSCDSLIRDKFHQITRRDDLQRVLQGLEELEKYPTITPIKVNAVAMRGFTEEEVVPFALLARRKPYSIRFIEFMPLDADQLWDREMVLTGDELKAIIERDVGKLVEIPSDDPAETATKYRFWDGKGELGFINPVSHPFCRNCDRIRMTAEGKMLTCLFGHIETDLKAVLRSGASDEVLAETIRRAVLQKELKHFINDGEAFKRTKRNMSQIGG is encoded by the coding sequence ATGGAGATGGATACCAATTCCGGCAATGTTGCCAGGCTAACGCGCGAACCTTTGCACGACAGTTTTGGACGTTTTATACGCAATGTGCGGATTAGCGTTACCGACCGCTGCAACTTTCGCTGCGTCTATTGTATGCCCGCTGAGGGGTTGGAATGGCTCAAGCGCGAACAAATACTAAGCTTCGAGGAGATTGAGCGCTTAACCCGCCTGCTGGTGAGTATGGGGGTAAACCAAGTACGACTCACCGGGGGCGAACCGTTGGTTCGTAAGGATTTACCGCTGCTAATTTCTCGCCTAAGTAAAATTGAGGGTTTGAAAAGCCTGAGCCTTACCACTAACGGGGTATTGCTCAAAGATATGGCTAAAGACCTCGCTGAAGCCGGTTTGACCAGAATAAATGTTAGCTGCGATAGTCTTATCCGTGACAAGTTCCACCAAATTACGCGCCGTGATGATTTGCAGCGGGTACTGCAAGGGCTGGAAGAACTGGAAAAATATCCAACTATTACTCCCATCAAGGTAAATGCAGTAGCAATGCGTGGCTTTACCGAGGAAGAGGTCGTTCCGTTCGCACTGCTGGCACGCCGCAAACCTTATTCAATTCGCTTCATTGAGTTTATGCCACTAGATGCCGACCAACTTTGGGATCGTGAAATGGTACTGACCGGAGATGAGCTTAAAGCTATCATCGAGCGTGATGTCGGTAAGCTGGTAGAAATCCCTAGCGATGACCCTGCCGAGACTGCTACCAAATATCGCTTCTGGGACGGCAAAGGCGAACTCGGCTTTATCAATCCGGTATCGCATCCTTTCTGCCGCAATTGTGACCGTATCCGTATGACTGCGGAGGGCAAGATGCTAACCTGCCTGTTCGGTCATATTGAAACCGATCTCAAAGCGGTGCTGCGTAGCGGTGCAAGCGATGAAGTACTAGCAGAAACTATCCGCCGCGCTGTGTTGCAGAAAGAGTTAAAGCATTTTATCAATGACGGCGAAGCTTTCAAGCGCACCAAACGCAATATGTCACAAATCGGGGGGTAA